The DNA region TGATCGCGACATATGTTTTGCAGCGGAGGACACACTGGGTAAGCTGTCAAAATGGCTGCGCATTTTAGGTTTTGATACCGTTTACCCGGCAGGTTTCGCCGGTGGGAGCTGGATACATACCGCAGAAGAAAATAGGATCTTGCTCACCCGCACCCGGCATGTTCGGGATCGGAACACAGACCGCAAGCTTGTCTTTGTAAATTCAAATGATCCGTTTGAGCAAGTCAGGGAATTGATTCAGATCCTCGGCATTGTTCCGGCAGATACAAAGCCCTTTTCACGCTGCACTCGCTGCAACATCCAGATCCGTCAGGCGGACAGAGATTCCGTGCGTGGCCGAGTACCCGATTATGTCTGGGAAACCAGCACGATCTTTCAGATTTGCAGCCGCTGTCGGCGAATATATTGGCCGGGAAGTCATATCAAACGAAGCTATGATATCATTGAACGGTTTTTTGACGCGGAATCGTTGTGAATTTTAAAAGTTGAATTGATCTTTTTTTTTCGAACCCGGAAAGTTTTAAATAAAATAACATGAATGACAGTCGGAAGGTTATTGCCCTTGAGGCTCGCCTCAGGCACTGCAAAAATGTTTTAACGCTGGGGGTGCGCCCTAATTTTTGTGATTACAGCCGCGAAGAGGCGGATCTGATCCGCAAGGCCGTTAAAATTTATTACCCGACCACGTTCTACGCCGAACTGTTTGATGCCATGGGGAAAGAAACGTTTCCCAGCTATCATACCTATAAATGTGTTCAGGATAAGATTAAACAAACCGCCCTGTTTAATTTGCTTGAAATACCCCATCCCAGAACCCGAGTATTTTATGGGAAGCGCCAGCAAGATGCCATCTGCGATCATTTTGAATTTCCTTTCATCGCCAAAATCCCCAGAGGCTCGGCCATGGGGCGGGGGATTTTCCTGATTCGGAACACAGACGAACTGTATGCATACCGCAGCTTAACTTCGGCAGCCTATATTCAGGAATACCTGCCGATTGATCGAGATGT from Candidatus Desulfatibia profunda includes:
- a CDS encoding Mut7-C RNAse domain-containing protein; protein product: MPSDDRDICFAAEDTLGKLSKWLRILGFDTVYPAGFAGGSWIHTAEENRILLTRTRHVRDRNTDRKLVFVNSNDPFEQVRELIQILGIVPADTKPFSRCTRCNIQIRQADRDSVRGRVPDYVWETSTIFQICSRCRRIYWPGSHIKRSYDIIERFFDAESL
- a CDS encoding RimK family alpha-L-glutamate ligase, which encodes MNDSRKVIALEARLRHCKNVLTLGVRPNFCDYSREEADLIRKAVKIYYPTTFYAELFDAMGKETFPSYHTYKCVQDKIKQTALFNLLEIPHPRTRVFYGKRQQDAICDHFEFPFIAKIPRGSAMGRGIFLIRNTDELYAYRSLTSAAYIQEYLPIDRDVRVVVIGSQVVHAYWRIAPDGEFRSNVAVGASISLDCVPQHILDLALYAARRCRWDDVGIDIIEHEGKLFILEANMKYGKEGFRVAGIDYNKLMEAMIEDGKI